A genomic region of Armatimonas rosea contains the following coding sequences:
- a CDS encoding amino acid adenylation domain-containing protein, translated as MHTTLHDRFAAQAARTPDATALTFEGRSLTYAGLNARANALAHRLIAEGVGPETLVALLVNRGFEMVIGILGILKAGGAYVPLDPAYPTERLAFQLADCEAPVLVTQPGIALPETTATVIAITDEQAENPEPRAQAENLAYVIYTSGSTGQPKGCLVEHRNVLPLFDNPHFAATERDVWTLFHSYAFDFSVWEIWGALLHGGRLVIPTDAERRAADAFHALLRREGVTVLNQSPTAFSQLLVADERAPKLESLRTIILAAEKLEVASLKPWFARYGDQSPALWNLYGITETTVFVSYRRIRAADTSSTASPIGGAFPGWSMHVVEGELWVGGVGVTRGYLKRPELTAERFVTHHGERVYKSGDLVTVLPDGELDYIGRADLQVKLRGHRIELGEIEAALVQFPGVRGSAVALHDERLVGYTLGHAPEPSALASFLRERLPVYMVPTVFVHLESFPMTVNGKLDRRALPAPQTSLPPASRPAGETPLEKILALWQRVIGTSETLTGDDVFFDIGGHSLLLPMVRDGIKELFQVELSLVELFEYPSAKALAQRIQNSSPIHGGGGGTSQNSQIRDRAARQREAIARLRRH; from the coding sequence ATGCACACAACCCTCCACGACCGCTTCGCCGCCCAAGCCGCCCGCACGCCCGATGCCACGGCCCTCACCTTTGAAGGGCGCTCCCTCACCTACGCCGGGCTCAATGCCCGCGCCAACGCCCTCGCGCACCGGCTGATCGCCGAGGGAGTCGGCCCCGAGACCCTGGTCGCGCTCCTGGTCAACCGTGGCTTTGAGATGGTTATCGGGATCCTGGGCATCCTCAAGGCGGGAGGGGCCTATGTCCCACTCGATCCCGCCTACCCTACCGAGCGCCTCGCCTTCCAGCTCGCGGACTGTGAAGCGCCGGTCTTGGTGACCCAGCCCGGCATCGCTCTCCCCGAGACCACGGCGACCGTTATCGCAATTACCGATGAGCAGGCGGAGAACCCCGAGCCGCGTGCCCAAGCGGAGAACCTTGCCTACGTAATCTATACGTCGGGCTCCACGGGTCAGCCTAAGGGTTGCTTGGTCGAGCACCGCAATGTCCTGCCGCTCTTCGACAATCCCCACTTTGCCGCCACGGAGCGCGATGTCTGGACACTCTTTCACTCCTACGCCTTCGACTTCTCGGTCTGGGAGATCTGGGGAGCACTGCTGCACGGCGGCCGGCTGGTGATCCCGACGGATGCCGAGCGCAGGGCTGCCGATGCCTTTCACGCCCTGCTCCGCCGCGAGGGGGTGACGGTGCTCAACCAGTCGCCCACGGCGTTCTCCCAGCTCCTGGTGGCAGATGAGCGTGCCCCGAAGCTCGAATCCCTGCGCACGATTATTCTCGCGGCGGAGAAGCTAGAAGTCGCCAGCCTCAAGCCCTGGTTCGCCCGCTACGGCGACCAGTCCCCAGCGCTCTGGAACCTCTACGGCATCACCGAGACCACGGTCTTCGTGAGCTACCGGCGTATCCGCGCCGCCGACACAAGCTCCACCGCCAGCCCGATTGGAGGTGCCTTCCCCGGCTGGAGCATGCACGTGGTCGAGGGGGAGCTCTGGGTGGGCGGCGTGGGAGTGACCCGCGGCTATCTCAAGCGCCCCGAGCTCACGGCAGAGCGCTTTGTCACCCACCACGGCGAGCGGGTCTACAAGTCCGGCGACCTCGTCACTGTCCTCCCCGACGGTGAGCTGGATTATATAGGGCGGGCCGATCTCCAGGTCAAGCTCCGGGGGCACCGGATCGAGCTGGGGGAGATCGAGGCCGCCTTGGTGCAGTTCCCCGGCGTGCGGGGGAGCGCGGTCGCCCTGCACGACGAGCGGCTGGTGGGCTACACCCTCGGCCACGCCCCCGAGCCCAGCGCCCTCGCCAGCTTCCTGCGCGAGCGGCTCCCGGTCTACATGGTTCCAACGGTCTTTGTGCACTTGGAGAGCTTCCCCATGACGGTCAATGGCAAGCTGGACCGCCGTGCCCTGCCCGCGCCCCAGACAAGCCTGCCCCCCGCTTCTCGTCCGGCTGGGGAGACTCCCTTGGAGAAGATTCTCGCGCTCTGGCAGCGGGTCATCGGGACATCGGAGACGCTCACCGGCGACGATGTCTTCTTTGATATCGGCGGACACTCGCTGCTCTTGCCGATGGTGCGCGATGGGATCAAAGAGCTTTTCCAGGTTGAGCTGAGCCTCGTCGAGCTCTTTGAGTACCCCAGCGCCAAGGCACTCGCCCAGCGCATCCAAAACAGCTCCCCCATCCATGGGGGCGGGGGGGGCACCTCGCAAAACAGCCAGATTCGTGACCGAGCGGCACGCCAACGTGAAGCAATCGCTCGACTTCGCCGACACTAA
- a CDS encoding archaeosortase/exosortase family protein — MTKNGIATPGKVQPFPLTWLWVLLPGIVLLWAPFRLTVPVWLAPNSQVIFQAWIPLVVAFLCWSRRSEWRETAAELVELFPDPRDPRRSGNLVLVLLGGLGLLFGLVASIPAVSMFCLCLMVCGGCYALAGPFLLRVVLSPLLFLFLMVPFPSGLLQNLTLRFQMTGAAMLGGALELLATKNRVLFTDVTMQGSGYTLQVTPSLSGLGTFFFAVVGTLAYVIWRRSSFGRGLVALIIAGFVSCVVSLLRLLTLGLIANGNRSVAEICVKIPALPAILLIWGLTWFFTRRLLSPRNKVQPEVDA, encoded by the coding sequence GTGACTAAAAACGGGATTGCAACACCAGGGAAGGTCCAACCGTTCCCTCTCACCTGGCTCTGGGTGTTACTACCAGGAATCGTCTTGCTCTGGGCTCCCTTTCGACTTACGGTTCCCGTCTGGCTAGCCCCAAACTCCCAGGTCATTTTCCAGGCATGGATTCCCCTCGTGGTTGCGTTCCTCTGCTGGTCCCGACGCTCCGAGTGGCGGGAGACCGCTGCCGAGCTCGTCGAGCTCTTCCCCGACCCGAGAGATCCCCGGCGCAGTGGCAACTTAGTCTTGGTGCTCCTTGGGGGGCTCGGGCTCCTCTTTGGCCTGGTTGCAAGCATCCCGGCGGTCAGCATGTTCTGCCTCTGCTTGATGGTCTGCGGTGGGTGCTACGCACTCGCCGGTCCCTTTCTATTGCGCGTCGTTCTCTCTCCGCTGCTCTTTCTCTTCTTGATGGTGCCCTTCCCGTCGGGGCTCCTACAAAACCTGACCCTCCGTTTCCAGATGACCGGGGCCGCGATGCTCGGGGGAGCGCTAGAGCTCCTGGCGACCAAGAACCGCGTCCTCTTCACCGACGTGACCATGCAGGGGTCGGGCTATACGCTGCAAGTGACCCCCTCGCTCAGTGGCTTGGGAACGTTTTTCTTTGCGGTCGTGGGCACACTCGCCTATGTCATCTGGCGTCGAAGCTCCTTTGGGCGCGGGCTGGTTGCTCTGATTATTGCCGGATTTGTCTCCTGTGTCGTGAGCCTCCTGCGCCTCTTGACCCTAGGACTAATCGCAAATGGCAATCGCTCTGTCGCCGAGATCTGTGTTAAGATTCCCGCGCTCCCTGCCATTCTCCTGATCTGGGGGCTAACCTGGTTCTTTACACGGCGACTTCTCTCGCCACGCAACAAGGTTCAGCCTGAGGTAGACGCATGA
- a CDS encoding matrixin family metalloprotease, with protein MRPYLPLLVVFSALTVALVGCGGGSAGSSATPTPAPTATPTPAPVASPTPSPVPTRSFQLTVTGSRGSVALGVNGTSSSFVPGTPRTVTTALVGSNLLSAPASYGDKAFVAWQRNGTNFSTNATISTLPSELANGDTVTALYGPAGVRTGQLTPNYNQIDAFFWPADKLPLKVFFAASVASDYKAAMLDGIDRWMNALGSGITYTVVTQEADATIVLQMGDASGFLAQTTTTASALSLPKPLLKAVITFDPTKVPVLNSNTNRLGFTALAAHEFGHALGINGGGVQGHSDDPADIMHAIVGEDSLTITVRDINTMMNLYSSIYDGRKVPVSRAMSSGKTTVQTLSCGVRLR; from the coding sequence ATGCGTCCCTATCTACCCTTACTTGTTGTTTTTTCTGCGCTCACTGTCGCTCTCGTGGGCTGTGGAGGCGGGAGCGCGGGCAGCTCCGCAACCCCGACACCCGCCCCGACGGCGACCCCGACACCTGCTCCTGTCGCCTCGCCCACGCCCTCTCCGGTCCCGACCCGTAGCTTCCAGCTCACGGTGACCGGCTCCCGTGGGAGTGTGGCCCTGGGAGTCAATGGGACCAGCAGTAGTTTCGTGCCAGGAACCCCACGGACCGTTACCACAGCGCTCGTCGGGTCAAACCTCCTCAGTGCTCCCGCGAGCTACGGCGACAAGGCCTTTGTTGCCTGGCAGCGCAATGGGACAAACTTCAGCACGAATGCGACAATCAGCACGCTGCCCAGTGAGCTCGCCAACGGCGACACCGTGACCGCGCTCTACGGGCCGGCAGGAGTGCGCACTGGGCAGCTCACCCCCAACTACAACCAGATCGACGCTTTCTTCTGGCCCGCCGACAAGCTCCCGCTGAAGGTTTTCTTCGCCGCCAGTGTCGCCAGCGACTACAAAGCGGCGATGCTTGACGGAATCGACCGCTGGATGAACGCCTTGGGCAGTGGGATCACCTACACCGTGGTTACCCAGGAAGCGGATGCGACCATCGTCCTACAGATGGGCGATGCCAGTGGCTTTCTCGCCCAGACCACCACGACCGCATCGGCGCTGAGTCTGCCAAAGCCCCTCCTGAAGGCCGTCATTACCTTCGACCCCACCAAGGTTCCCGTGCTGAACTCGAATACCAACCGGCTCGGGTTCACGGCGCTTGCGGCCCATGAGTTCGGACACGCCCTCGGCATCAACGGCGGCGGCGTCCAGGGCCACAGCGACGATCCTGCGGACATCATGCACGCCATTGTTGGGGAGGACTCGCTGACCATCACGGTGCGGGACATCAACACCATGATGAACCTCTACTCCAGCATCTACGACGGGCGCAAGGTGCCGGTCAGCCGCGCGATGAGTAGCGGCAAGACCACCGTGCAGACCCTCTCGTGCGGGGTTCGGCTGAGATAG
- a CDS encoding glycosyltransferase family 2 protein has translation MNTDPLVSVVVIFYNPGRFFSMALDSVLSQTYTHWELLLVDDGSQDGSSELAQVYAARHPEKIRYCQHPGGVNRGMSATRNLGLAQAQGELVALLDADDLWLPNKLAEQVGILRANPESVALFGRSKIWHSWDSTSPQADWLNLGNLRADRQLSPPEMLLHWLRDESFQPCTSEFIARTDILRAVGGWDESFKGLYEDNVLYTRLFTQFPVYAASNTWSLYRQHPDNCCHQAMASGEWALGKPSPAKERILLWIQRYLDDNSLNDPAVTRALRAALLPFRNPALYQARQLPRRVANKLRYSLVK, from the coding sequence ATGAACACAGATCCCTTGGTCTCGGTTGTGGTGATCTTCTACAATCCGGGGCGCTTCTTCTCCATGGCGCTGGACTCCGTGCTGAGCCAGACCTACACGCACTGGGAGCTCCTGCTTGTCGACGATGGCTCGCAGGATGGCTCGTCGGAGCTGGCGCAGGTCTATGCCGCACGTCACCCTGAGAAGATTCGCTACTGTCAGCATCCGGGTGGGGTCAACCGTGGCATGAGCGCCACGCGTAACCTCGGGCTGGCGCAGGCCCAGGGCGAGCTGGTGGCACTCCTCGATGCCGACGATCTCTGGCTTCCCAACAAGCTCGCGGAGCAGGTGGGAATCCTCCGGGCCAACCCCGAGTCGGTCGCGTTGTTTGGCCGGAGCAAGATCTGGCACTCCTGGGACAGCACCAGCCCCCAAGCCGACTGGCTTAACCTGGGCAACCTAAGAGCCGATCGCCAGCTCTCCCCGCCCGAGATGCTGCTCCACTGGCTCCGCGACGAGAGCTTTCAGCCGTGTACGTCGGAGTTTATCGCCCGGACCGACATCCTCCGCGCGGTCGGGGGCTGGGACGAGAGCTTTAAGGGCCTCTACGAGGACAATGTCCTCTACACGCGCCTCTTTACGCAGTTCCCCGTCTACGCCGCCAGCAACACCTGGAGCCTCTACCGCCAGCACCCGGATAACTGCTGCCACCAGGCAATGGCATCGGGGGAGTGGGCGCTTGGTAAGCCCAGCCCGGCCAAGGAGAGAATTCTCCTCTGGATTCAGCGCTATCTCGACGATAATTCCCTCAACGACCCGGCGGTCACGCGCGCCCTCCGCGCGGCCCTCCTGCCGTTTCGCAACCCGGCGCTCTACCAGGCACGCCAGCTCCCGCGCCGGGTGGCTAATAAGCTCCGCTACTCCTTGGTGAAATAG
- the purN gene encoding phosphoribosylglycinamide formyltransferase, whose amino-acid sequence MKLAVFVGTKGRGSNLMAVHAATQDGRLAATIRLVVGTKDDAPALVRAQEAGIPVAVVPTGDAYESRLLAALEAAEIDTIALAGYLRKLPEAVVERFRARIVNVHPALLPSFGGKGMYGHHVHEAVVAYGCKVSGCTVHFVDAEYDTGPILLQRTVAVLDDDTPESLAARILPEEHAAYVEALQLIATDRVRLEGRRVRIAQTV is encoded by the coding sequence GTGAAGCTGGCGGTGTTTGTGGGGACAAAAGGGCGGGGCTCGAACCTGATGGCGGTCCACGCCGCCACCCAAGACGGGCGGCTCGCGGCGACAATCCGCTTGGTTGTCGGGACGAAAGACGATGCACCAGCACTGGTTCGCGCCCAGGAAGCCGGGATTCCTGTCGCGGTGGTGCCCACGGGGGACGCCTACGAGAGCCGCTTGCTGGCGGCCTTGGAGGCGGCTGAGATCGACACGATCGCGCTGGCGGGCTACTTGCGTAAGCTCCCCGAGGCCGTGGTCGAGCGGTTTCGGGCACGGATTGTCAATGTCCACCCCGCTCTCCTGCCGTCTTTTGGGGGAAAGGGCATGTACGGCCACCATGTCCACGAGGCGGTGGTCGCCTACGGCTGCAAGGTCAGCGGCTGCACGGTGCACTTTGTGGATGCCGAGTACGATACCGGGCCGATTCTGCTCCAGCGCACGGTCGCGGTGCTCGACGACGACACGCCGGAGTCGCTGGCGGCACGGATTCTCCCGGAGGAGCACGCGGCCTATGTCGAGGCACTCCAGCTAATCGCAACCGATCGCGTACGCCTCGAAGGGCGGCGGGTTCGGATCGCTCAGACTGTCTGA
- a CDS encoding archaeosortase/exosortase family protein, whose product MQRLTRLGPFLLQERHWVILLLVYATAWIIPFQWMKDYWFLEYQVTAPQPLVLLGFPFALWGSRARLATLWANLKRNERYSHKRTSEGNVGLLVVGCLLYFFAHFSRLALVGILGLVLMLLGVFVRTYGRRMLKAIPGPIAYLLLVVPWLPETAVGVVNQQSLKIYLSLITSVLNRIGFSPLLAGDRLLVKGVSVPMSFELFGAQGVFAALLFFWAYGLARTLPARRIFLQVTVGMAVAFLVHFLRMLLLCLLAPSNLAVATRIAETTPWVFSALSIALTFVILKIATKIRRPAWLSQFFTLLERLSSAIQRPMDRALGSAARTGQGVGKGVTVLFSPLTWLLDKGLVGIGRLFKVLGSTNKALDKALKNSDRKRQQRKK is encoded by the coding sequence ATGCAGCGTCTCACAAGGCTTGGTCCCTTTCTTCTGCAAGAGCGCCACTGGGTAATCCTTCTGCTGGTCTATGCCACGGCCTGGATCATCCCGTTCCAGTGGATGAAGGACTACTGGTTCCTGGAGTACCAGGTCACCGCGCCACAGCCCCTCGTGCTGCTTGGCTTTCCCTTCGCCCTCTGGGGAAGCCGTGCGCGGCTGGCCACACTCTGGGCGAACCTGAAGCGCAACGAGCGCTACTCGCACAAACGGACATCGGAGGGCAATGTCGGCCTTCTTGTCGTGGGCTGCCTCCTGTACTTTTTCGCGCACTTCTCTCGGCTCGCACTGGTCGGGATCTTGGGGCTTGTCCTCATGCTCCTGGGCGTGTTTGTCCGAACCTACGGACGCCGGATGCTCAAGGCGATCCCTGGCCCGATCGCCTACCTGCTCCTGGTGGTTCCCTGGCTCCCCGAGACCGCAGTCGGGGTGGTCAACCAGCAGTCCCTCAAGATCTACCTGAGCCTCATCACGTCGGTGCTCAACCGGATTGGCTTCTCTCCCCTCCTCGCGGGCGACCGGCTCCTTGTCAAGGGAGTCAGCGTTCCCATGAGCTTTGAGCTCTTTGGTGCCCAGGGGGTGTTTGCCGCTCTGCTCTTTTTCTGGGCCTACGGGCTCGCACGCACCCTTCCCGCCCGCCGCATCTTCCTCCAGGTGACCGTGGGGATGGCAGTGGCGTTCCTGGTGCACTTTCTACGGATGCTCCTCCTGTGCCTGCTGGCCCCCTCCAATCTCGCGGTGGCAACCCGGATTGCCGAGACCACTCCGTGGGTCTTTAGCGCCCTCTCGATCGCACTCACCTTTGTGATCCTTAAGATCGCCACAAAGATTCGGCGCCCCGCATGGCTGAGCCAGTTCTTCACGCTCCTGGAGCGCCTGAGCAGTGCGATACAGCGCCCCATGGACCGTGCCCTTGGGAGTGCTGCCCGGACCGGCCAAGGCGTTGGTAAGGGAGTCACGGTACTCTTTAGCCCTCTCACGTGGCTCTTGGACAAGGGGCTTGTGGGTATTGGGCGGCTCTTTAAAGTCCTAGGAAGCACGAATAAAGCCCTGGACAAAGCCCTTAAAAATAGCGACCGTAAGCGACAGCAGAGGAAAAAGTAG
- a CDS encoding exosortase-associated EpsI family protein: MVPRSFAKMTAIIAVASALSLFSQKRLEWAGGWFPPVPDNVGTWEGTQQPVARDTLALLGFPRALQRVYSNGTGDSVLATLVTAGPFENFHDPTVCVGGSGSWEFTALKEFLIDGLGTAPVRAMIFRRRDNPKLRIIMYYWQQSRDGATTCEPMMGNYRDFPARLRTGFGAVVLGRQSVLLRIYTAYSEDEDPDGLNAQRGVHTISKAYYHALLKEGKEGA; the protein is encoded by the coding sequence ATGGTACCACGCTCTTTTGCAAAGATGACGGCGATTATCGCGGTAGCATCGGCCCTGAGTCTCTTCTCTCAGAAACGCCTGGAGTGGGCAGGAGGCTGGTTCCCTCCCGTGCCAGACAATGTGGGAACGTGGGAAGGGACGCAGCAGCCGGTCGCCCGCGACACGCTGGCCCTCCTGGGTTTTCCCCGTGCCCTACAGCGGGTCTATAGCAACGGCACCGGCGACAGCGTCCTTGCTACTCTGGTGACAGCCGGCCCCTTTGAGAACTTCCACGACCCGACTGTCTGTGTGGGAGGCAGTGGCTCCTGGGAGTTTACAGCACTCAAAGAGTTTCTTATCGATGGACTAGGAACCGCGCCGGTCCGCGCGATGATCTTCCGACGGCGCGATAACCCGAAGCTACGAATTATCATGTACTACTGGCAACAGAGCCGCGACGGTGCCACGACCTGCGAGCCGATGATGGGTAACTACCGCGACTTCCCCGCACGCCTCCGAACCGGCTTTGGCGCGGTCGTGCTGGGGCGGCAGTCGGTGCTCTTGCGTATCTACACGGCCTACTCCGAGGACGAAGACCCGGACGGTCTCAATGCTCAGCGTGGTGTGCATACCATCTCCAAGGCCTACTACCATGCCCTCCTCAAAGAAGGAAAGGAGGGCGCATGA
- a CDS encoding TlpA family protein disulfide reductase encodes MALLQALLLPIALMAQQQGQRVPPVAQAQLTQQLDGARALGYYPIRAELTETKSAGVTKEPTYAGKPRYTVIKLGSGPKADHVAVVDEPAGGEFKIYFDANGNGDLTDDGDGKWVKKNEAQGRTVYGVNSFVAKVSYAGRNNQETTADYGLGLYRIVSATPQNYLLYYRETARVGELKVGDKTYKVTLAENDADALYNKRINDDGKPVNNRGELLPDTTKQNDVWLVLEGEDKKKQRVDARAPFLLDGKVYEARLGANGERLSLVASERKPKKLPVAAERKPLLAVGTPAPDFTVMTLEGKPIKLSDLRGKTVVMDFWATWCGPCMQTMPHIEKTWQKVKGRNDITVLGVCVWDDKAAYDKWVPENKAKFSFPLVFDPAAKDNASSIASKLYNVSGIPTTYIIDKDGKIAASFVGSKDIPEGVEPALKKLGVSLD; translated from the coding sequence ATGGCACTACTTCAAGCACTCTTGCTGCCCATCGCACTGATGGCACAACAACAAGGCCAGCGGGTTCCCCCCGTGGCACAGGCACAGCTCACCCAGCAGCTCGATGGCGCAAGGGCACTCGGCTACTACCCGATCCGCGCCGAGCTCACGGAGACCAAGTCTGCTGGCGTCACCAAGGAGCCGACCTACGCCGGGAAGCCACGCTACACCGTGATCAAGCTGGGCAGCGGCCCCAAGGCAGACCATGTGGCGGTTGTCGATGAGCCTGCAGGCGGGGAGTTTAAGATCTACTTCGATGCCAATGGCAACGGCGACCTCACCGACGATGGCGATGGCAAGTGGGTGAAGAAAAACGAGGCACAGGGCCGGACGGTCTATGGGGTCAATAGCTTTGTCGCCAAGGTCTCCTACGCGGGGCGAAACAATCAAGAAACTACCGCAGACTATGGGCTGGGACTCTACCGGATTGTCTCGGCTACCCCTCAGAACTATCTTCTCTACTACCGCGAGACCGCTCGGGTTGGGGAGCTCAAGGTGGGGGACAAGACCTACAAAGTGACCCTAGCAGAGAACGATGCCGACGCGCTCTACAACAAGCGCATCAACGACGACGGCAAGCCGGTGAACAACCGCGGGGAGCTCCTACCAGATACCACGAAGCAAAACGATGTCTGGCTCGTGCTTGAGGGCGAGGATAAGAAAAAACAGCGCGTCGATGCACGTGCCCCGTTTTTGCTGGATGGCAAGGTCTACGAGGCGCGCCTCGGGGCCAATGGGGAGCGTCTCTCGCTGGTCGCCTCCGAGCGAAAGCCCAAAAAACTTCCCGTTGCCGCGGAGCGCAAGCCGCTGCTGGCAGTCGGAACGCCCGCCCCCGACTTCACGGTCATGACCCTGGAAGGGAAGCCCATCAAGCTCTCCGATCTGCGTGGCAAGACGGTCGTGATGGACTTCTGGGCGACCTGGTGTGGCCCGTGCATGCAGACCATGCCCCATATCGAGAAGACCTGGCAGAAAGTTAAGGGCCGCAACGATATCACGGTTCTTGGGGTCTGTGTCTGGGACGATAAAGCTGCCTATGACAAGTGGGTGCCGGAGAACAAGGCAAAGTTTAGCTTCCCGCTGGTCTTTGATCCCGCCGCCAAGGACAACGCGAGCTCGATTGCGAGCAAGCTCTACAATGTCAGTGGCATCCCAACCACCTACATCATCGACAAAGACGGCAAGATCGCCGCGAGCTTTGTGGGCTCCAAGGACATCCCTGAGGGTGTCGAGCCCGCGCTGAAGAAGCTCGGTGTGTCGCTCGACTAG
- a CDS encoding helix-turn-helix domain-containing protein gives MDPQTLGARIQRIRQRQNFSVRDLAEKAGVNKNTILRLEKGLTPSYATLNRVCEALGVHVAQLTQPEPEEEQTIALHARAEEGREPLAADESVLLSALKCRLPGGRINAAIMELYGESESITHPGEELVFCLRGSARVTVAGRTYELGEGDAATFWSAERHSYGPAEDATEEQLPVILLMAWVDAREGETTRP, from the coding sequence ATGGACCCACAGACGCTCGGTGCTCGAATCCAGCGCATTCGACAGCGCCAAAACTTCTCCGTTCGTGATCTCGCGGAGAAAGCCGGAGTTAATAAGAACACGATCCTTCGTCTGGAGAAAGGCCTGACCCCCTCCTACGCGACGCTCAACCGGGTGTGTGAGGCGCTGGGGGTGCATGTCGCCCAGCTGACCCAGCCGGAGCCGGAAGAGGAGCAGACAATCGCGCTCCATGCACGGGCCGAGGAGGGACGGGAGCCGCTGGCCGCCGATGAGTCGGTACTCCTCTCCGCGCTGAAGTGCCGCCTCCCCGGTGGCCGGATCAACGCGGCGATCATGGAGCTCTACGGAGAGAGCGAGTCGATCACACACCCAGGTGAGGAGCTGGTCTTCTGCCTGCGTGGCTCGGCGCGGGTGACAGTCGCGGGGCGCACGTACGAGCTCGGTGAGGGCGATGCCGCGACGTTCTGGAGCGCGGAGCGGCACTCCTACGGCCCTGCGGAGGACGCCACGGAAGAGCAGCTCCCGGTGATTTTACTGATGGCTTGGGTCGATGCCCGTGAGGGTGAGACGACCCGGCCCTGA
- a CDS encoding exosortase C-terminal domain/associated protein EpsI, producing the protein MSTTPASLENSALAKKYQKPAFPYLAPAILGILFLLLYGLGNWPGMPGFAEGNQSTLGFLGFRWATDPSATHGWLIIPIASAVVWYKREKLRRIPLTSDKRGLGVVAVALLMHLVEKTLDINGPSPLSIPIFLAGAVWYLCGTAWLRELAFPIAYLTFFLPIPGGLTQPISFPLRLIATGGSKWIVEHFFHLSIAGSGMDMEFPFLKTGETVRIKIADPCSGIHSLMAIKALHAITAYISRLKLSWKWVLFWLALPITLAANVIRITLLLLVCSYYDPKFGLGTFHDASPYPLFIIVLLLLVSIGRFLERVSGGEKWWKARHEKEQAEWAANPIETPWRREGPTPKLALLGGMMAGVLVVSLFASVRAQFKAPVADVRQIAPEKGRWTSPGGDMSDPALAEADSYLIRDYLRDDGQHVQLLVVYRRYGRREFAHRPDQCFPAGGYVELKKDNTTLAWAGRDDKAVHMLFDGSKVELSTGQKGLPTTTVSYFFVSGNRSESDFMRQQLIMATERLFPNKNGWTFVRLVSPRVTTDDDALAAQQEFMKTFESDIRKVITTDPETAGKEGA; encoded by the coding sequence ATGTCTACCACGCCTGCGTCTTTGGAAAACTCCGCTCTCGCGAAAAAGTACCAAAAACCGGCCTTCCCTTACCTTGCACCCGCCATCTTGGGGATCCTCTTTCTCCTGCTGTATGGCCTGGGAAACTGGCCGGGAATGCCGGGATTTGCGGAGGGGAACCAGTCTACCCTGGGCTTCCTCGGCTTTCGCTGGGCGACCGATCCCAGTGCGACCCATGGCTGGCTGATCATCCCGATTGCGTCGGCGGTTGTCTGGTACAAGCGTGAGAAGCTGCGCCGCATCCCGCTGACCTCCGATAAGCGCGGGCTCGGGGTGGTGGCGGTGGCGCTGCTGATGCACCTCGTGGAGAAGACCCTCGATATCAATGGCCCCTCGCCGCTCTCGATTCCGATCTTCCTCGCGGGGGCGGTCTGGTACCTCTGTGGCACGGCGTGGCTCCGCGAGCTCGCCTTTCCCATCGCCTACCTGACCTTCTTCCTCCCCATCCCCGGCGGCCTGACCCAGCCGATCTCCTTTCCGCTGCGCCTGATCGCCACGGGAGGGAGCAAGTGGATTGTGGAGCACTTCTTCCACCTGAGTATCGCGGGCTCTGGGATGGACATGGAGTTTCCCTTCCTCAAGACCGGCGAGACCGTGCGCATCAAGATCGCCGACCCGTGCTCGGGGATTCACTCGCTCATGGCCATCAAGGCGCTGCACGCGATCACGGCCTACATCTCCCGCCTGAAGCTCTCCTGGAAGTGGGTGCTGTTCTGGCTGGCGCTGCCCATCACGCTGGCGGCCAATGTCATCCGTATCACGCTTCTCTTGCTGGTCTGCTCCTACTACGACCCCAAGTTCGGCCTGGGGACCTTCCACGATGCATCGCCCTACCCGCTCTTTATCATCGTGCTGCTCCTGCTGGTCTCGATCGGCCGCTTCCTAGAGCGCGTCTCTGGCGGCGAGAAGTGGTGGAAGGCGCGCCACGAAAAAGAGCAGGCGGAGTGGGCTGCAAACCCCATCGAGACGCCCTGGCGACGTGAGGGGCCAACACCCAAACTGGCCCTCCTTGGGGGGATGATGGCCGGTGTTCTGGTCGTCTCGCTCTTTGCCTCGGTGCGGGCGCAGTTTAAAGCCCCTGTCGCCGATGTCCGCCAGATCGCTCCCGAGAAGGGGCGCTGGACAAGCCCCGGTGGCGATATGTCCGACCCCGCGCTGGCCGAAGCGGACTCGTACCTGATCCGGGACTACCTGCGCGACGACGGCCAGCACGTGCAGCTCCTGGTGGTCTACCGCCGCTACGGTCGCCGCGAGTTTGCTCACCGCCCCGACCAGTGCTTCCCCGCGGGCGGCTATGTCGAGCTGAAGAAAGACAACACCACTCTCGCGTGGGCCGGCCGCGACGACAAGGCGGTGCACATGCTCTTTGACGGGAGCAAGGTGGAGCTGAGCACCGGACAGAAGGGCCTGCCGACGACAACCGTGAGCTACTTCTTTGTCTCGGGGAACCGTAGCGAGTCGGACTTTATGCGCCAGCAGCTCATCATGGCGACCGAGCGGCTCTTCCCCAATAAGAACGGCTGGACCTTTGTCCGCCTCGTGAGCCCACGGGTGACCACCGACGACGATGCGCTGGCGGCACAGCAAGAGTTTATGAAGACATTTGAGAGCGATATCCGCAAGGTGATCACCACCGACCCGGAGACGGCAGGGAAAGAGGGCGCGTGA